The DNA region ATGGCGATCCGCAATATAGCGGACCTGCTCCGGCGACAGTGCGATCTGCTGGCGCACCCCGTCCAGCACCACGAAATCGTTGCCTGCGCCATGCATTTTGGTGAATTTGAGGGTCATGGTTATACGGTTGCGGTTGCCTGCGCCAATTATACGGCGTTCATGCGCATAACTGTGTGTGGTCGCGGAACATGCATCTGTCCATCACCACGGTGATGCCGGCCTGCCGGGCCCGCGATGCGGCTTCTTCGTGCACCACGCCGTCCTGCAGCCACAGCCTCCTGATGCCCAGCCTGATGCAGCTGTCCACGATGGCGGGTACATGCTCCGGCGCGCGGAAGACATCCACGATATCCGGCACTTCGGGCAGGCTCTCCAGGTCGGGATAGGCTTTTTCGCCCAGCACCTCGGTCACCAGGGGGCGGACCGGGAAGATGCGGTAGCCGAAGCCCTGCAATGCCTGGGCCACATGGAAGCTCGGCCGTCCCGGATTGGGGGAAAGCCCCACCACGGCGACGGTATGCACCTCGTGCAACAACTGGCAGATTTGTTCGGCGCTGGGATTGGCGTGGCTCATGGCGCGTACGATAGCATTTTTTGCCGCCACCGGCGCGGGCGGGGCGGGCGCATTGTTTTCGCAGGGATGCGTTGCGAGCGGCAAAAAACGCTATACTGCGCGCCGTTCAAAGCGCCCGTAGCTCAGCTGGATAGAGTATTGGTTTCCGAAGCCAAGGGTCGTGGGTTCGACTCCCGCCGGGCGCGCCAGTCAAGGTTAAAAGTGGGCACCCTGAATCAGGTGCCCATTTTCATTTGGCACCGCTCCAATGCGACGCAGTCTACCTTGTGCAGCTGCTACATCACGGAATCGTAGTAGCCGTGCATAGAATCGGGATCGTATGCCTGATGCATCGAAAATTCCTCGGCATATATATCCTTGGCGATCTCCGCGCGGCTGCGCTTGTCGGGCGCCCCCAGGAACAGCAGAGCGCTTACGATCACGTAGGTGATGTATTTCACTGTCGGCATGCTTTTCATGATTCCTCCTGTTCAAAATTAAAGATGAGGCAGGCATGAACAGACCCAGCAATTGTTATGCCATTGGGGGAACCGGGTGGTGCAGGAATGCGCCCCGCAGGAATCGAGCAGCGAAAGCGGCCGCATTGCCTGCCCGGTCGGGTATGCGGGTATTTACGCGCGGGAAGCGGCAGGGTCCAGGCCTGCATGCCTGAAACAGGTTGCCCGCAGCGCGTCTCGCACCGGCTTAGTGAGAAGCGGCTGGCAATGCACCAGAATGCATCCATTGCCCGGAGATATCCATTCCGGGCGCTAAACTTTTCCTGCCCAAGGTCGATACCTTATTTACCGGGGGCGAATTCTTCGATGCTCCGCGATAAGGAGGTGTGTCATGGCTGTCGTGATGAACATGAGCGGGTACGAAATCGGGCATGAAGCCGCTGCGACCGAGGAATATGGCGACGAAGTGATGTGCGCGGGATGGAATCCTGAATTGGCACTGATCGGCGACAGGGGGATTGCGGAAAAACATGCGGCATTCCCGCCCGAAATGGCGCAGGTGGATGTCGAGGCCTTTTTGCAGAAAATGTACCGCTACCAACGCTAGCATCGTGTCCTTACGCGCATGTCCCGGGTCCGGGGCATGCCTGCTGCAAAGCCTTGTTTGGCGCCCTGTCCGGGCCTTCTGCGCAACCTGCCGCCTGGCGCTCTGTGATATTCTCCGCCTAGCCTATCCTGAGTTTTTCCATGAGATTCGTATTGCTCCTGTTGCTGGCGCTGCCCGCGTGCGTGCTGGCCGACCAAGAAAACGATTTCCGTGCTGCCCGCGAAGCGTTGCGCGTCGGCAATGCGGCGCGCCTCGACAAGGTAGCGGAGCACCTCAGGGATACCCCGCTGGAACCCTATGTCACTTACTACCAGTTGCGCATGCACTGGGGGGTGAAAGCCACGCCGGCGATAAAGGAATTCCTGGCGCGCACCAACGAATCTCCGGTGGTCGACCAGTTCCGCGGCGAATGGCTCAAATACCTGGGGCAGCACAAGAGCTGGGACGAATTCGCGGAAGAGTACCCGCGTCTGGTGACCGTCGACGACGAATTGACCTGTTACGCTTTGCAGCTGCGCGAGCAGACCGATGCGGCAGGCGCCTTGGCCGAGGCCCGCAAATTGTGGTTCAACGGCGACGAGATGCCGGACAGCTGTACGCCGCTGTTTGCCGATGCGATGAAGCAGGGCGTGATCGCCGAGGCTGATGTGTGGCAGCGCATGCGCCTGGCGCTGGAGAACAACGATGCTTCGCTGGCCAGGGAGCTGATCAAGAAGTTGCCCAAGGCGCAGATGTTTCCCGCCGCCGAGTTGAGCATGGCGGCGCGGAACCCGCGGCGCTACCTGGAAAAGACCAAATTCGAGAATGCCGGCACGGGCCGGCGCCTGGCAGCCCTGTTTGCCCTGCAGCGGCTGGCCAGACAATCGCCGCAGATCGCCTTTGCGCGGTGGGAGCATATCGCCAATTATTTCACCGAGGAGGAGCAACGCTATTTCTTCGGCTGGCAGGGTTATGCCGGGGCGCTGGCGCATGACGAGCGGGCGCTGACCTGGTTCTCGGTGGCGGGGGATGCGGCGCTGAATCCGCGGCAGCTGGCCTGGCGCACCCGTGCCGCGTTGCGTGTGCAGAACTGGCGCGAGGTGTGGGAAAGCATCAATGCGATGACGCCGCAACAGCAGGCCGAAGGGGTGTGGCGCTACTGGAAGGGCCGCGCGCTGAAGGTGCTGGGCCGGCCCGACGAGGCGGAAGCGTTGTTCACCGAATTGAGCCGCGAATACAATTTCTACGGCCAGCTTGCTGCCGAGGAGCTGGGTGCCGCACCGGGTTCCGGCATGAGCGCGGCGCACTTCCTGCCCAGCGAGGTTGACATCGAGACGATGCAGGCGCTGCCCGCGATACAGCGCACGCTGCTGCTGTACCGCATGGACATGCGCACCGAGGCCGCCAAGGAATGGGCATGGGCAACGCGCAACTTCAGCGACCAGCAACTGCTGGTCGCCGCCGAAGTGGCACGCCGCAACGAGATGTACGATCGTTCCATCAACGCGGCCGACCGCACGGTGCAATTGCACGACTTCAACCTGCGCTATCCGACGCCGTACCGTGAGAACCTGCAGGACAACCTGCACAAGCATGGACTGGAGGAAGCCTGGGTGTACGGGCTGATGCGGCAGGAAAGCCGGTTCGCCACCAAGGCAAAATCCGACGTCGGCGCGGCGGGTCTGATGCAGATCATGCCCGACACGGCGCGCTGGGTGGCGCGGCAGATCGGCATGAAAGGCTACCGCAAGGGGCTCATCCACCAGCTGGACGTGAACATCAAGCTGGGCACCTATTACATGAAAACGGTTTTCCGCCAGTTCGACGACAACCCGGTGCTGGCCTCCACGGCCTACAATGCCGGCCCCACCCGGGCGCGCCAATGGCGCGGCACCCAGCCGCTGGAGGGGGCGATCTATGTCGAGACCATCCCGTTCGACGAGACGCGCGATTACGTGAAGAAGGTGTTGAGCAACACCATGTATTATTCCAAGCTGTTCGGCCAGACCTCGCAATCGCTCAAGCAGCGGCTGGGCGTGATCGAGGCGGCCACTGACAAGAACCAGAAGTTCCAGCGCGATGAGAGATGACGGCTTGAATGCATATTGCGTCGGCGGTGCCGTGCGCGACCGGTTGCTCGGCCTGCCGGTGCAGGATCACGACTGGGTGGTGGTGGGCAGCACGCCGGAGCAGATGGCCGCGCGCGGTTTCAGGCCGGTGGGCGCGGACTTCCCGGTGTTCCTGCATCCCGAAACGCATGAGGAGTATGCCCTGGCACGCACCGAACGCAAGGTGGCGCAGGGCTATAAGGGTTTCATGGTGTACGCAGCACCCGAGGTGACGCTGGAGCAGGACCTGCTGCGCCGGGATTTCACCATCAACGCCATGGCGCAGGATGCCGACGGCAACCTGATCGACCCCTACGGCGGCCAGGCCGACCTGCGGGCGGGTGTGCTGCGCCATGTCAGCGACGCATTCGCGGAGGACCCGGTGCGCATCCTGCGCGGCGCCCGCTTCGCCGCGCGTTTCGGTTTCACCTTTGCGCCGGAGACGCTCGCGCTGATGCGCAGGATGGTGGACAACGGCGAAGTGGATGCACTGGTCGCCGAGCGCGTGTGGCAGGAACTGGCGCGCGGCCTGATGGAAAAACAGCCGTCGCGCTTCTTCACCACGCTGCGCGAGTGCGGTGCGCTGAAGAAGATATTGCCGGAGATGGATGGGCTGTTCGGCGTGCCGCAGCCCGCGCACTACCATCCGGAGATCGACTGCGGCATCCATGTGCTGATGGTGATCGACGATACGGCCAAGTGCGGCTACCCGCTGGAAGTGCGCTTCGCCGCACTCGGGCACGACCTCGGCAAGGCAACCACGCCAGAAGATACGCTGCCGCGCCATATCGGCCACGAACAGCGCAGCGTCGACCTGCTCAAGGGCTTATGCGAGCGGCTGCGTGTGCCGGCCGATTGCCGCGACCTGGCGGTGCTGGTCGCGCGCTACCACAGCCATGTGCACCGCGCCCGCGAACTGCGCGCCGATACCATCGTGAAACTGTTCGACAGTTGCGACCTGTGGCGCAAGCCGCAACGCTTCATGCAGATATTGCAGGCCTGCGAATCCGATGCGCACGGCCGTACCGGGCATGAGCACGATGCCTACCCGCAAGCCGCGCACCTGCTGGCGTGCGCGGAAGCGGCGCAGGCGGTGAAGGCAGGCGACATCGCACGCGCCTGCGAGGACAAGAACCTGATCGCCGACAAGGTGCGGGAAGCGCGCATTTTGGCGGTGGAGGCGGCGATCAAGGCTGCATGACCGTGCGCCATGCCTGCAGCTTGTCCGCATAGCACATGCCGGCGTGCGCCGGGCTGGTCGATGGCAGGCGACGGAACGTCAGCGGCGGCAATTGCTGCTTGCCCAGCACGAACTTGCGGAAGCTCTGTTCCGCCTTGGCGCCGTTGAAGAACACCCGCGTGATATGCGGGTGGCGGGCAAAGAACCCCGCGAAGTCGTGCACCGATTCGTTCCTGATATGCGCGTCCAGGCTGCTCTCGCGCTCGCACGAGGCCAGGACATCCCATAGCGCGATCCCCGAAGCTTCGAGCAGGCGCAGCCGCCGTGCGTAGGGCAGGGCCGGATGCGCGCCGGCCAGTTCGCCCATGATCTTCCAGAAGGCGTTCGACGGATGGGCATAATACTGTTGCTGTTGCAGAGATGCCTTGCCGGGCATGCTGCCCAGGATCAGTACGCGCGCATCCGCCTTGCTCACCGGTGCGAAGCTGTGGATGTGCGGCATACAGGTATCGGCTACAGCAGGCGCGACAGGTCGCCGCGCAGGAATCCCGCCAGCGGCTGGTCCAGCCCCTTGCCCAGTGCGATCACCTTGAACAGTTCGCCCATCTCTGCCGGGCTGGTGAGCTTTTGCAGTTGCGCGGAGAGCGGTGCGTAAGCCCTCACGTCTTCCGGCGATACCTCGCCCAGATAATCTGCGATACCGTTGTTGAACAGGAAATGCGCTTGCGAGGTGTAACCCAGGAAGTGGGCGCCGTGGTCGATGGCCGCCTCCGCCACCGCGGTGAAGTCGACGTGTGCGGTGATGTCCTGCAGGCCGGGCAGGTAGAACGGGTCATCATGGGAATGGTGGCGGTAATGGCACATCAGCGTGCCGCGTGTGCGCTGCGGGTGATAGTACTCGCTCGCACCGAAACCGTAGTCGATGAACAGCAGTGCGCCTTGGTCCATGCGCTCGCACAGGCTGGCGACGAGGCCGCGCGCGGCAAGCGACACCTCGCTCAGGTAATCGTCCGGCAGCTTGAGTTTCCTGACGCAGTCGAGCAGCGCCGGGGTATCGGCCGGCCGATCCACCCAGCCGAAGCGGTTTGCCTGGCTGGTTACGCCGCGCTCCAGGATGTGCTGGCCTGACCAGTGCAGCAGATGCACCGGCAGCGCGTCCAGCACTTCGTTGCCGACGACCGCGCCGGAGAACTGTTCCGGCAAGGTATCCAGCCAATGCACGCGGTCGGCCAGATGCGGCAGCTGCTTGCCCAGCAAGGCTTGCTGGCGCTCGCGCAGGTCTGCGCTCACTTCCAGTATCGAATAGCTTGCCGGCAGTTCGCCCAGACGTTCCAGTTCGCCCAGGATGTCCAGCGCCAGCTTGCCGCTGCCCGCGCCAAGTTCGAGGATGTGCGGCTTGCTGGCCTGCATCACTTCGACCAGTTGCCGTGCCACGGTGCGGCCGAACAGCGGCGATAGTTCGGGTGCGGTGACGAAATCGCCGGCGGCGCCGAACTTGCGTGCGCCGGCCGTGTAGTAGCCCAGGCCGGGCGCATACAGGGCCAGTTCCATGAAACGCGAGAACGGGATCCAGCCGCCCTGGGCGGCGATGTCCTGGCGGATGAGTTCGCACAGCTTCGCGCTGTGGACAAGGGCATCTGGCGTAGGGGCGGGCAGGTTGACGGGCATGGTCGGGTATAATTCGGGAATGGCTAAGTTTAGCAGTTTGAACAAGCGCGTAGCGGGGAAGGTCGGATGCAGGATAAAACGGTACTGGTAACGGGCGGGGCGAAGCGCGTCGGCGCAGCGATCGTGCGCCGCCTGCATGCTGCAGGTGCGAATGTCGCCATCCATTGCCGCTCTTCGTTGCACGAAGCGCTGGCGTTGCGCGACGAACTGAACGAACTGCGTCCCGGTTCCGCTGCTGCCATGCAGGCCGATCTGCTGGAGACTGCCGCCTTGCCGCGCATCATCGAGGAGACGGTGCGGCAGTTTGGCCGCCTCGATGCGCTGGTCAACAATGCGTCCAGCTTTTTCCCGACGCCGCTGGCCGAGATGAAGGAACAGGACTGGAACGACCTGCTCGGCACCAACCTGAAAGCACCGGTGTTCCTGGCGCAGGCCTGTGCTGCCGAATTGCGGCGTCGCCACGGCTGCATCGTCAACATCGTGGATATCCATGCCGAACTGCCGATGCACGGGCACCTGCTGTACAACATCGCCAAATCCGGCCTGGCCGGGTTGACGCGCGCCCTGGCGCAGGAACTGGCGCCGCAGGTGCGCGTGAACGGCGTTGCCCCGGGGGTGAACATCTGGCCGGAAAGCGGTGCGTGGCAGGACGAAGAACAACGCCGCAAGCTGGTGGCGCGCACGCTGCTGAAGCGCGAAGGCGAGCCGGACGACATCGCGCGGACGGTGCAGTTCCTGATTGCCGACGCGCCTTATATCACCGGGCAGATCATCGCGGTGGACGGCGGGCGATCCATCAATATCTGAAGCCATGAACGACATCACACAACCCATCCATTTCGAGCATCACTCCACCAACTTCAACCGCCTCAAGGGCCGGCTGGAGCATATGGTCGGCAAGGCCATCGCCGACTTCAACATGATCGAGGAAGGCGATACCGTGATGGTGTGCCTGTCCGGTGGCAAGGACTCCTACACCCTGCTCGACATCCTGCGCACCTTGCAGAAACGCGCGCCGATCGATTTCAAGATCGTGGCGATGAACCTGGACCAGAAGCAGCCCGGTTTTCCCGCCGAGGTGCTGCCGGATTATCTGAAATCGATCGGGGTGGATTTCCACATCGAGACGCAGGACACCTACTCCATCGTCAAGGAGAAAATCCCCGCGGGCAAGACCACCTGTTCGCTGTGTTCGCGCCTGCGCCGCGGCATCATCTACAAGGTGGCGGGCGAACTGGGCGCGAACAAGATCGCGCTGGGGCACCATCGCGACGACATGGTGGAGACGCTGTTCCTCAACATGTTCTTCGGCGGTAAGCTCAAGGCGATGCCGCCCAAGCTGGTCACCGACAAGGGTGACCACATCGTCATCCGGCCGCTGGCCTATTGCGCCGAGAAGGATATCGCCCGCTATGCGCGCGGCATGGAATTCCCCATCATCCCGTGCAACCTGTGCGGCTCGCAGGAGAACCTGCAGCGCCAGAATATCAAGGAAATGCTCACCAACTGGGAGCGCCAGTATCCGGGACGCAGCCAGACCATTTTCACCGCCATGCAGAACGTCAAGCCTTCGCACCTGCTCGACACCGCCTTGTTCGACTTCAGGAACATCAAGATGGGGACGGCGGTGGACGAAGGCGATGTTGCCTTTGATCAGGAAATTTGACGTAAAATTGACAATCCGTATTGCAAACTTAACAACCTAACCTTGGATTTGGAGCAAGCTATGCATTCTTGGCAGATTCGTACTTCAGGTGTTCTGATCGCACTCTTCCTGGCGGGCTGCGCCACGCCGGTCAGTACCAATATCAAACCCACGGCAGCGCACGTTGCCAAATACAACGACCTGTCGGACCTGAATGTGGTGGCTACGCTGGAAAAGAGCGTGAATGAGGCCAAGGCCGCCAACATGCCGTTCCTTGCCCCGGATTATTTCAAGGAAGCCTCGCAAATCCTGAGCGAGTGCCAGGCCTCCTTGGGCAACAAGCCCAAGGAAGTGTTGGTAAACAACGCCGCCAAGGGCGAAGCCGTCCTGGAAAAGGGCCGCGCCATGATGGCCATCGTGCAATATCGCTTCTCCAAGGAGCTGGAGTACAAGGCTCAGCTGGAAGAACACAATGCGCCCAAGCTGCTGCCCAGGGAATACGAGAAAGTGATCGGCGACTTTTCGGGTCTGATCGGCAAAGTGGAACGCGAACAGCCGGACAACATCGACAAGGACAAGGAAGCCCTGCTCAAGTCGATGCTGGATCTGGTGATCATGGCGGTGCAGGAAGGCGCGTTGCGTGACAGCGAACAGATCAACGCGGAAAGCAAGAAGATGAACGCCGAGAAGCAGGCGCCGGTGACCTATGCCGAGGCGCTGCGCGTGTACCAGGATTCGAAGGCCAAGATCGCCGCCGCCCACCACGACAAGGAACTGGTGCAGCGCATGGGGGCCGCCGCGCTGTTCGCTGCCCGTCACGCGCAACAGGTCAACGAACGCGTCGCCGCGCTGCAAACCCAGTTGAAGATCAATGCTGCAGGCAGCACTGCGGGCGGCGTGATGGTCGGCGGGGCAATGGCGGGCGGCAGCGGCGCAGTGCAAGTGGGCGCGCAGGTGGATGGCAAGCCGTCAGGCTCGGAACGGATCACCCTGGAAAAGCTCGTCCTGCAGGAGGAGGACCGGCTGCTGGGCATTTCGAATGCGCTGGGCCTGAAGGACTTGCGCGACCTGCCGCTGGACAAGCAGGTGGACGAGATCAAGCGCGCCGCGACGGATATCATCCGCCAATCCAAGAATGCCGATATCGCGGCGATCCGGCAGGACTACGAGGCACGCCTGGAAGCGGCCAACGATGGCATCCAGCAGGGCGTGACGGAACTCGCGGAAAAGGACAAGCAGCTGGCGGAAAAGGAACAGCAACTGGAAGCACAGGCAACGCAACTGGCCGGGAAGGATGCGCAGATCAAGACGCTGACAGCCAGGATCGCCAAGCTTGAGGCCGGTGCGAAGACGGCCGGCCAGTCCAAGGCTGCCAAGACCAGAAAGGCCAAACCGGCAAATCAGCAATAAGCGGGAGCGCGGTCTGTTCAGGGCTGCGCCGGATTCACCGCGATCTTGAAGATCACCTTGCGTATCGTACCGCTGCCCACCAGCGGTGCATGCGCATCTTCCGGAAAGAAGATGCAGAAATGATCCGGCGGTACCGGCACATACGAGGCCGGCGCATCGTGGAAGAAGCGGATGTCCTTCTCCATGCTGTGTTCGCTGACCGGGTTCAGGCAGTCCGCCAGCGGTTTCCAGCCCATGGATTCATCCCCTTCCAGCACCAGCTGGATATCGATGTAACGCCGGTGTGCCTCCAGCTTCGCCATTTCCTTCGTTTTGGCCGGTACCTGCTCCACGATGGCGATCAGGTCATCGCCGACGATGTGGTAGCGCCCGGGGGCGAGAGCAAACAGGTCGGTGTCGCGGATGTAATCGAACGCGCGCTGGAACAGCGGATGCAATGCAGCGTAGCGGGCGGATTGGGCGAGGTTGGAAAGGATCATTTCGGTATTGTTCGGCGGAGCAGCAGGTTGTTTTATCTATGATGGGGAAGCATCCGGATCATCGTGTTATCGCGCTGGATGTAATGATGATACAACGCCGCCGCCGCATGCAAACCGATAAGGTAGTATCCCGCCGTGCCGATGAATTCATGTATCTCCTTGAGCGGTTTGGCGATGTCCTTGTTGGCACCGATCAACGCGGGCAGCTCCAGGCCAAAGAAAGGGACCGGTTTCCCGCTTGCGCTGAGCAGCAGCCATCCCGTCAGCGGCATCACAATCATCAGCGCATAGAGCGCCAGATGTAACAGCTTGGCGGTTATCTGCTGCCAGCTCGGCGGTTCAGGCTGGATGCCAGGCATGGGGCCGGACAGACGTGCCGCCAGCCGCAGCCAGATCAACACGAACACCAGCATGCCGAGCATGGCGTGCCAGGTCTTCAGCGCTTCGCGCGGATCGCTGCCTTTTGGATACAACTCGCGCAGTTCGATGCTGGCATATACCGCGATGAACAGCAGCAGCATCAACCAGTGGATGCCGATGGAAAGCGCCCCGTAACGACTTGCAGTATTCTTCCAGTCCATCGTTTGTCACCTTTCAAAGGCTGGCCGCTTGCCGCAACCATGCCGAGACCGGGCTTCGATAACACTTCGTCCTGACTTACAGGAACCTGGCCACCATACCCTTCGCCAGTTCACCTTGCAACGGTATCCGCACGCGATGCCCGCTGCCCGGCGCGGTGGTGAGCGCCTCGCCTTCGATGTTGCGCATCTCCTTCAGTTCGACGATGCGGTTGCCGGCGGGGTGGATGATCTCCAGCTTGTCGCCCACCTGGAACTTGTTCTTCACGTCGATCTCGGCCATGCCGTTGGCGCAGGCCACGATGTCGCCGACATATTGCTGGCGGAAACTTTCGGAGTGGCCGCGCAGGTAATTCTGTTGCTCGTGCGTGTGGTGGCGTTCGTAGAAACCGTCCGTGTAGCCGCGGCTCGCCAGCGCATCCAGCGCGCCCAGCAGTTCCAGGTTGAACGGCCGTCCTTTGACGGCATCGTCGATGGCCTGGCGATACACCTGCGCGGTGCGCGCTACGTAGTAGATGGACTTGGTGCGGCCTTCCACCTTCAGCGAATCGATGCCGATCTTCACCAGCCGTTCGACATGTTCCACTGCGCGCAGGTCTTTCGAATTCATGATGTAAGTACCGTGCTCGTCTTCCAGCACCGGCATCAGTTCGCCCGGGTGGTCCTTGCGCGAGATCACGTAGACCTTGTCGGCCAAGGGATGGCGCGGCTGCGAACCACAGTCGGACAGGGGGCTTTCGCTCAGCGCCTTGTCGAAATCGAAGTCGATCTTCTGGATGTCGCCGGTGCCATCCTCGGCGGCATTGTCCACCTTGTAATCCCAGCGGCAGGAATTGGTGCAGGTGCCCTGGTTGGCATCGCGGTGGTTGAAGTAGCCGGACAGCAGGCAGCGGCCGGAATAGGCGATGCACAGCGCGCCGTGCACGAACACTTCCAGTTCCATGTCCGGGCATTGCTGGCGGATCTCCTCGATCTCGTCCAGCGACAGTTCGCGCGACAGGATGACACGGGTAAGACCCAGCGATTTCCAGAATTTCACCGCCGCATAGTTGACCGTGTTGGCCTGCACCGACAGATGGATCTGCACCTCCGGCCAGCGCTCGCGCACCATGGCGATGAGGCCGGGATCGGCCATGATCAGCGCGTCCGGCCGCATCTCGATCACCGGCTGCATGTCCGTCATGTAGGTCTTCACCTTGGCGTTGTGCGGCATCAGGTTGCTGGCGACGAACAGTTTCTTGCCCAGCGCGTGCGCTTCCTCGATGCCGGTGCGCAACTCTTCCAGCTTGAATTCGTTGTTGCGCGCGCGCAATGAGTAACGCGGCTGCCCGGCGTACACCGCATCGGCGCCGTAGGCATAGGCAGCGCGCATCTTGTCCAGCGTGCCCGCCGGCAATAGCAGCTCCGGTGCGCGCAAGGTGCTCATTGGTAGCCCAGCCGTTTCAGTATTTCCAGCGAAGCGTCCGCATGGTTCAGCGTGTAGAAATGCAAACCGGGCACGCCGTTCGCAATCAGTTTTT from Sideroxyarcus emersonii includes:
- a CDS encoding CoA-binding protein produces the protein MSHANPSAEQICQLLHEVHTVAVVGLSPNPGRPSFHVAQALQGFGYRIFPVRPLVTEVLGEKAYPDLESLPEVPDIVDVFRAPEHVPAIVDSCIRLGIRRLWLQDGVVHEEAASRARQAGITVVMDRCMFRDHTQLCA
- a CDS encoding lytic transglycosylase domain-containing protein; this translates as MRFVLLLLLALPACVLADQENDFRAAREALRVGNAARLDKVAEHLRDTPLEPYVTYYQLRMHWGVKATPAIKEFLARTNESPVVDQFRGEWLKYLGQHKSWDEFAEEYPRLVTVDDELTCYALQLREQTDAAGALAEARKLWFNGDEMPDSCTPLFADAMKQGVIAEADVWQRMRLALENNDASLARELIKKLPKAQMFPAAELSMAARNPRRYLEKTKFENAGTGRRLAALFALQRLARQSPQIAFARWEHIANYFTEEEQRYFFGWQGYAGALAHDERALTWFSVAGDAALNPRQLAWRTRAALRVQNWREVWESINAMTPQQQAEGVWRYWKGRALKVLGRPDEAEALFTELSREYNFYGQLAAEELGAAPGSGMSAAHFLPSEVDIETMQALPAIQRTLLLYRMDMRTEAAKEWAWATRNFSDQQLLVAAEVARRNEMYDRSINAADRTVQLHDFNLRYPTPYRENLQDNLHKHGLEEAWVYGLMRQESRFATKAKSDVGAAGLMQIMPDTARWVARQIGMKGYRKGLIHQLDVNIKLGTYYMKTVFRQFDDNPVLASTAYNAGPTRARQWRGTQPLEGAIYVETIPFDETRDYVKKVLSNTMYYSKLFGQTSQSLKQRLGVIEAATDKNQKFQRDER
- a CDS encoding multifunctional CCA addition/repair protein — its product is MNAYCVGGAVRDRLLGLPVQDHDWVVVGSTPEQMAARGFRPVGADFPVFLHPETHEEYALARTERKVAQGYKGFMVYAAPEVTLEQDLLRRDFTINAMAQDADGNLIDPYGGQADLRAGVLRHVSDAFAEDPVRILRGARFAARFGFTFAPETLALMRRMVDNGEVDALVAERVWQELARGLMEKQPSRFFTTLRECGALKKILPEMDGLFGVPQPAHYHPEIDCGIHVLMVIDDTAKCGYPLEVRFAALGHDLGKATTPEDTLPRHIGHEQRSVDLLKGLCERLRVPADCRDLAVLVARYHSHVHRARELRADTIVKLFDSCDLWRKPQRFMQILQACESDAHGRTGHEHDAYPQAAHLLACAEAAQAVKAGDIARACEDKNLIADKVREARILAVEAAIKAA
- a CDS encoding DNA-deoxyinosine glycosylase, whose product is MPHIHSFAPVSKADARVLILGSMPGKASLQQQQYYAHPSNAFWKIMGELAGAHPALPYARRLRLLEASGIALWDVLASCERESSLDAHIRNESVHDFAGFFARHPHITRVFFNGAKAEQSFRKFVLGKQQLPPLTFRRLPSTSPAHAGMCYADKLQAWRTVMQP
- a CDS encoding class I SAM-dependent methyltransferase; amino-acid sequence: MPVNLPAPTPDALVHSAKLCELIRQDIAAQGGWIPFSRFMELALYAPGLGYYTAGARKFGAAGDFVTAPELSPLFGRTVARQLVEVMQASKPHILELGAGSGKLALDILGELERLGELPASYSILEVSADLRERQQALLGKQLPHLADRVHWLDTLPEQFSGAVVGNEVLDALPVHLLHWSGQHILERGVTSQANRFGWVDRPADTPALLDCVRKLKLPDDYLSEVSLAARGLVASLCERMDQGALLFIDYGFGASEYYHPQRTRGTLMCHYRHHSHDDPFYLPGLQDITAHVDFTAVAEAAIDHGAHFLGYTSQAHFLFNNGIADYLGEVSPEDVRAYAPLSAQLQKLTSPAEMGELFKVIALGKGLDQPLAGFLRGDLSRLL
- a CDS encoding pteridine reductase, producing the protein MQDKTVLVTGGAKRVGAAIVRRLHAAGANVAIHCRSSLHEALALRDELNELRPGSAAAMQADLLETAALPRIIEETVRQFGRLDALVNNASSFFPTPLAEMKEQDWNDLLGTNLKAPVFLAQACAAELRRRHGCIVNIVDIHAELPMHGHLLYNIAKSGLAGLTRALAQELAPQVRVNGVAPGVNIWPESGAWQDEEQRRKLVARTLLKREGEPDDIARTVQFLIADAPYITGQIIAVDGGRSINI
- the ttcA gene encoding tRNA 2-thiocytidine(32) synthetase TtcA produces the protein MNDITQPIHFEHHSTNFNRLKGRLEHMVGKAIADFNMIEEGDTVMVCLSGGKDSYTLLDILRTLQKRAPIDFKIVAMNLDQKQPGFPAEVLPDYLKSIGVDFHIETQDTYSIVKEKIPAGKTTCSLCSRLRRGIIYKVAGELGANKIALGHHRDDMVETLFLNMFFGGKLKAMPPKLVTDKGDHIVIRPLAYCAEKDIARYARGMEFPIIPCNLCGSQENLQRQNIKEMLTNWERQYPGRSQTIFTAMQNVKPSHLLDTALFDFRNIKMGTAVDEGDVAFDQEI
- a CDS encoding YhcH/YjgK/YiaL family protein; protein product: MILSNLAQSARYAALHPLFQRAFDYIRDTDLFALAPGRYHIVGDDLIAIVEQVPAKTKEMAKLEAHRRYIDIQLVLEGDESMGWKPLADCLNPVSEHSMEKDIRFFHDAPASYVPVPPDHFCIFFPEDAHAPLVGSGTIRKVIFKIAVNPAQP
- a CDS encoding cytochrome b; translation: MDWKNTASRYGALSIGIHWLMLLLFIAVYASIELRELYPKGSDPREALKTWHAMLGMLVFVLIWLRLAARLSGPMPGIQPEPPSWQQITAKLLHLALYALMIVMPLTGWLLLSASGKPVPFFGLELPALIGANKDIAKPLKEIHEFIGTAGYYLIGLHAAAALYHHYIQRDNTMIRMLPHHR
- the yegQ gene encoding tRNA 5-hydroxyuridine modification protein YegQ — its product is MSTLRAPELLLPAGTLDKMRAAYAYGADAVYAGQPRYSLRARNNEFKLEELRTGIEEAHALGKKLFVASNLMPHNAKVKTYMTDMQPVIEMRPDALIMADPGLIAMVRERWPEVQIHLSVQANTVNYAAVKFWKSLGLTRVILSRELSLDEIEEIRQQCPDMELEVFVHGALCIAYSGRCLLSGYFNHRDANQGTCTNSCRWDYKVDNAAEDGTGDIQKIDFDFDKALSESPLSDCGSQPRHPLADKVYVISRKDHPGELMPVLEDEHGTYIMNSKDLRAVEHVERLVKIGIDSLKVEGRTKSIYYVARTAQVYRQAIDDAVKGRPFNLELLGALDALASRGYTDGFYERHHTHEQQNYLRGHSESFRQQYVGDIVACANGMAEIDVKNKFQVGDKLEIIHPAGNRIVELKEMRNIEGEALTTAPGSGHRVRIPLQGELAKGMVARFL